Proteins encoded in a region of the Elaeis guineensis isolate ETL-2024a chromosome 7, EG11, whole genome shotgun sequence genome:
- the LOC105047976 gene encoding eukaryotic initiation factor 4A-8: MAGVAPEGSQFDARQYDAKMNELLTQDGQEFFTSYDEVYDSFDSMGLQENLLRGIYAYGFEKPSAIQQRGIVPFCKGLDVIQQAQSGTGKTATFCSGILQQLDYGLVECQALVLAPTRELAQQIEKVMRALGDYLGVKVHACVGGTSVREDQRILSSGVHVVVGTPGRVFDMLRRQSLRPDYIRMFVLDEADEMLSRGFKDQIYDIFQLLPSKIQVGVFSATMPPEALEITRKFMNKPVRILVKRDELTLEGIKQFYVNVEKEDWKLETLCDLYETLAITQSVIFVNTRRKVDWLTDKMRSRDHTVSATHGDMDQNARDIIMREFRSGSSRVLITTDLLARGIDVQQVSLVINYDLPTQPENYLHRIGRSGRFGRKGVAINFVTRDDERMLFDIQRFYNVVIEELPSNVADLL; encoded by the exons ATGGCAGGAGTGGCACCAGAAGGATCTCAATTTGATGCTCGCCAATATGATGCCAAGATGAATGAGCT GCTTACACAAGATGGCCAAGAGTTCTTTACCTCATATGATGAGGTCTATGACAGCTTTGATTCCATGGGTCTTCAAGAAAATCTTTTAAGAGGCATTTATGCATATG GTTTTGAGAAACCCTCTGCGATTCAGCAAAGAGGTATTGTTCCTTTCTGCAAGGGGCTCGATGTTATTCAGCAGGCACAATCAGGGACAGGGAAAACTGCAACTTTCTGTTCTGGAATTCTGCAGCAGCTTGACTATGGATTGGTTGAATGCCAGGCTTTGGTTCTCGCTCCAACTAGAGAGTTAGCACAACAAATTGAAAAGGTTATGCGAGCACTTGGTGACTATCTTGGCGTGAAAGTTCATGCTTGTGTGGGAGGAACTAGCGTTCGTGAGGATCAGCGTATTCTTTCGAGTGGGGTTCATGTCGTTGTGGGTACACCAGGTCGTGTGTTTGACATGTTAAGGAGGCAGTCTCTCCGCCCTGATTACATTAGGATGTTTGTGTTGGATGAAGCAGATGAAATGCTTTCACGTGGTTTCAAGGATCAG ATATACgacatcttccagcttcttccatcaaaaattcaggtTGGGGTATTCTCTGCTACAATGCCCCCTGAAGCTCTTGAGATTACTCGCAAGTTTATGAACAAACCTGTGAGGATCCTTGTAAAGCGAGATGAGCTTACCTTGGAGGGTATTAAGCAGTTCTATGTCAATGTTGAGAAggaagattggaagctggagaCCCTCTGTGACCTCTATGAGACCTTGGCCATTACACAGAGTGTGATCTTCGTCAACACCCGGCGCAAGGTGGACTGGCTTACTGACAAGATGAGGAGCAGGGATCACACAGTCTCAGCTACCCATGGTGACATGGATCAGAACGCTAGGGATATTATCATGCGGGAGTTCCGTTCTGGTTCTTCTCGTGTACTTATCACCACTGATCTCCTGGCTCGTGGTATTGATGTCCAGCAGGTGTCCCTGGTCATAAATTATGATCTGCCAACCCAACCAGAGAACTATCTCCATCGTATTGGACGAAGTGGACGTTTCGGAAGGAAGGGTGTTGCTATCAACTTTGTCACCCGGGATGATGAAAGAATGCTGTTTGACATTCAGAGGTTCTACAATGTGGTTATTGAGGAGCTGCCATCCAATGTTGCTGACCTCCTCTGA